In Candidatus Hydrogenedentota bacterium, one DNA window encodes the following:
- a CDS encoding HEAT repeat domain-containing protein, with product MKRVWVLSLTAVCVVAAALAQEPVLTLDQAMQAARKYELGQDAAPLRFLTELVAKTYGDAAARGELADRFAALLSGDTTFDGKLFACRQLYIIGTVEQLSAIAPLLLDERLSDAARYALEAMPGDAVDQALLDAMGRAGGKVKVGIINSLRARRCASATPPLAGCLRDSDVEVAKAAALALGAIGTTDAARELMLVMIEEVPGLHRTIVDAYLEAAWAELAAGHIDSAREMFRAVHHAPEAKAQLMAAATGWLEADPRSAARLMVIMLTEADFEWVLQAVQHARTIPGEQATQFFVDILENEPLPPENGALLIKALGERGDRLALPAVTRALESEHEAMRAAAIECLGALGDATSVPLLARAAAAAKGDEQRVARQSLYRLSGDAIDRAILDALGKTDGPGRVELIGAAGERKTPGALDLLITQVDDADATVQEAAGKALASVAAFDDLPKIVDVLLSCPEQARGTLARTMVQVARKAGRLEGAAAPVLEALQRTEHSPLVCLLLQALGEIGDPMSLDTLRAAVNDPDETIAYAAVCAISDWPDASPLRDALSIAENAEEERFRSRALDGFVRMLALPSDRAEAETVALYEQALKLATGTGTKRHVLSGLSELADAKALEIAERYVTDEDVATEAAVAAERIRSNFYQAVASLNTETARQAMDKNVDTRWTSGRPQSGDEWFLIDMTRSTEVAGIVLDTSRSTRDYPRGYEVYAYVDEDNPGAPVAKGEGSGPVLEIRFAPVQARFLKIVQTGRVDDGWWWSIDELRVIVK from the coding sequence ATGAAACGTGTGTGGGTGTTATCCTTGACGGCCGTTTGCGTAGTTGCCGCCGCACTTGCCCAGGAACCGGTACTCACCCTCGACCAGGCGATGCAGGCTGCCCGCAAGTATGAACTTGGCCAGGATGCAGCCCCGCTGCGGTTCCTGACGGAGCTGGTGGCGAAGACGTACGGGGACGCGGCGGCCCGGGGCGAATTGGCGGACCGGTTCGCGGCGTTGCTGAGCGGCGATACGACCTTCGACGGGAAGCTTTTTGCGTGCAGGCAACTCTACATCATCGGCACTGTAGAGCAGCTTTCCGCGATCGCGCCGCTGCTGCTCGATGAAAGGCTGAGCGACGCGGCGCGTTATGCGCTCGAGGCCATGCCGGGCGATGCGGTTGACCAGGCGTTGCTCGATGCCATGGGAAGGGCCGGCGGCAAAGTCAAGGTCGGGATCATCAATTCGTTGCGCGCCCGGCGCTGCGCTTCCGCAACGCCCCCGCTGGCCGGATGCCTGCGCGATAGCGACGTCGAGGTCGCGAAAGCGGCCGCGCTTGCGCTCGGCGCTATCGGTACCACGGACGCTGCGCGGGAACTGATGCTGGTCATGATTGAGGAGGTTCCCGGCCTGCACCGGACCATTGTAGACGCGTACCTTGAGGCTGCGTGGGCGGAACTGGCTGCAGGGCACATCGATTCCGCGCGCGAGATGTTCCGGGCGGTCCACCATGCGCCGGAAGCCAAAGCGCAACTGATGGCGGCCGCGACGGGCTGGCTCGAGGCGGACCCGCGGTCGGCGGCGCGCCTGATGGTTATCATGCTGACGGAGGCGGATTTCGAATGGGTGCTCCAGGCGGTGCAGCACGCGCGCACGATTCCGGGCGAACAGGCCACACAGTTTTTCGTTGACATCCTCGAGAATGAGCCGCTGCCGCCTGAGAACGGGGCTCTGCTCATCAAGGCGCTGGGGGAGCGCGGCGACCGTCTCGCGCTGCCGGCGGTGACCAGGGCGCTTGAGAGCGAGCACGAGGCCATGCGCGCCGCCGCGATCGAATGCTTGGGCGCTCTCGGCGACGCGACGTCCGTACCCCTGCTCGCCCGCGCCGCCGCGGCGGCCAAGGGCGACGAGCAACGCGTGGCGCGCCAGAGCCTGTACCGGCTTTCCGGCGACGCCATCGACCGCGCGATTCTGGACGCGTTGGGAAAGACGGACGGACCGGGGCGCGTGGAATTGATCGGGGCCGCGGGCGAACGCAAAACGCCAGGCGCGCTGGACCTGTTGATAACGCAAGTGGATGACGCCGACGCGACGGTCCAGGAGGCGGCAGGCAAGGCGCTGGCCAGTGTGGCCGCGTTTGATGATTTGCCGAAGATCGTGGACGTATTGCTGTCGTGTCCCGAGCAGGCGCGCGGAACGCTCGCGCGAACAATGGTTCAGGTCGCGCGCAAGGCCGGGAGATTGGAAGGCGCCGCAGCGCCCGTGCTGGAAGCACTGCAAAGAACCGAGCATTCCCCGCTCGTCTGCCTGCTATTGCAGGCGCTCGGCGAAATTGGCGACCCAATGAGTCTTGACACGCTGCGTGCCGCCGTCAATGACCCCGACGAGACAATCGCCTATGCCGCGGTCTGCGCGATCAGCGACTGGCCCGATGCGTCCCCGCTCCGTGACGCGCTGTCCATCGCCGAGAACGCTGAGGAGGAGAGGTTCCGGTCGCGGGCGCTGGACGGGTTCGTGCGTATGCTTGCATTGCCCAGTGACCGCGCCGAAGCGGAGACGGTGGCGCTGTACGAGCAGGCCTTGAAACTGGCAACAGGCACCGGCACAAAACGGCATGTCCTGTCGGGCCTGTCTGAATTGGCGGACGCGAAAGCGCTGGAAATCGCCGAGCGGTATGTGACCGACGAGGATGTGGCAACGGAGGCGGCGGTGGCCGCGGAACGTATACGCAGCAATTTCTATCAGGCCGTCGCCTCGTTAAACACGGAAACCGCGCGTCAGGCGATGGACAAGAATGTGGATACCCGCTGGACTTCCGGTCGGCCGCAGTCTGGCGATGAATGGTTTTTAATCGACATGACCCGCTCGACGGAAGTCGCGGGGATCGTGCTGGATACGTCGCGTTCGACGAGAGACTATCCTCGCGGCTATGAGGTGTACGCGTACGTCGACGAAGACAACCCCGGCGCCCCCGTGGCCAAGGGCGAAGGCAGCGGCCCTGTGCTCGAAATCCGATTTGCGCCCGTGCAGGCCCGTTTCCTCAAGATTGTACAGACCGGCCGCGTCGATGACGGCTGGTGGTGGTCCATTGACGAACTGCGCGTGATCGTCAAGTAA
- a CDS encoding Gfo/Idh/MocA family oxidoreductase, with amino-acid sequence MGRRGFLRRGGTALAAAVFPSIIPATALGREGILAPGDRINLGFIGMGKMAKGHLGSFLGDGRVQVLAIADVERHRRERAAGRVNQYYAERAGAGGYQGCMQYGDFRELCAREDLDAVVIATPDHWHALTAIEAARNGKDIYLEKPMTKTIGEGKALVRAVKHYGRILQVGSQQRSDSTFRFACELVRNGRIGKVHTVHVNVGGPPEDDYLPPEPAPEGLDWNFWLGPAPWRPYNSTFAPPESFDGWPNWRGYRDFAGGGMCDFGAHHYDIAQWGLGMDHTGPVEVQYPDGGGNIAYVYANGIVMHHGGGCEGAAVEWIGDQGRVSVNRGQFLKTDPPGLAHETIGPNEIHLYASDNHKDNWLEAVLTRREPICTVDIGHHTANICNMGNIAYWLKRSLKWDPENEVFPGDPEANRLIGRPMRSPWQA; translated from the coding sequence ATGGGCCGCCGCGGATTTCTGAGGCGGGGAGGCACGGCCCTTGCGGCTGCCGTATTCCCCTCGATTATTCCAGCAACGGCGTTGGGGCGCGAGGGCATACTCGCGCCTGGCGACCGGATTAACCTGGGTTTCATCGGCATGGGCAAGATGGCCAAGGGGCATCTGGGCAGTTTTCTGGGCGACGGTCGCGTACAGGTATTGGCCATCGCGGATGTCGAGCGCCACCGTCGCGAGCGGGCGGCCGGCCGCGTGAACCAGTACTATGCCGAGCGCGCCGGAGCGGGAGGCTATCAGGGTTGCATGCAGTACGGCGATTTCCGGGAACTTTGTGCGCGCGAGGACTTGGACGCGGTCGTGATCGCGACGCCGGACCATTGGCATGCGCTGACCGCGATTGAAGCCGCCAGGAACGGCAAAGACATCTACCTCGAAAAACCGATGACGAAGACCATCGGCGAGGGGAAGGCGCTGGTCCGTGCGGTTAAGCACTACGGGCGCATCCTCCAGGTCGGTAGCCAGCAGCGTTCCGACAGTACCTTCCGCTTTGCGTGCGAACTGGTGCGCAACGGCCGCATCGGCAAGGTACATACGGTTCATGTCAACGTGGGCGGCCCGCCCGAAGACGACTATCTGCCGCCGGAGCCGGCGCCCGAAGGCCTGGACTGGAACTTCTGGCTGGGTCCGGCGCCGTGGCGGCCCTATAATTCGACCTTCGCGCCGCCGGAGAGCTTTGACGGCTGGCCGAACTGGCGGGGCTACCGCGACTTCGCGGGCGGCGGCATGTGCGATTTTGGCGCGCATCACTACGACATCGCGCAGTGGGGGCTGGGCATGGACCATACGGGTCCGGTCGAGGTGCAGTATCCGGATGGGGGCGGCAACATCGCATACGTATATGCCAACGGCATCGTGATGCATCACGGCGGCGGGTGCGAGGGCGCCGCGGTCGAATGGATTGGCGATCAGGGACGGGTGTCGGTCAATCGTGGCCAGTTCCTCAAGACGGACCCGCCGGGTCTTGCGCATGAGACCATCGGCCCGAACGAAATCCACCTGTACGCCAGCGACAACCACAAGGACAACTGGCTGGAAGCCGTCCTGACACGCCGAGAGCCGATTTGCACGGTCGACATCGGGCATCACACGGCGAACATCTGCAACATGGGCAATATCGCATATTGGCTCAAGCGCTCGCTCAAGTGGGACCCGGAAAACGAGGTGTTCCCCGGCGACCCGGAGGCCAACCGGCTCATTGGCCGGCCTATGCGCAGCCCGTGGCAGGCGTGA
- a CDS encoding PAS domain-containing protein: MCRLRNDLNQTEMPDIYWGAPVSTPDVPVPVMSAAFAVGPGPGETVLKFDLRLDLIADGFVGLYPTPGGYVALFTESGQPLGLTGARYDANRPDAPAAPLTLSPAGQPGLAEALARWNSSKDRESRPFMLRINQNAWWFAIRRVVSRENPPLILAAAAPVDDLLFGVHQARDNLLLVGLWGVVAALALSLVLAAILRRPILGLLEQARRHGASEAAYQPQLKSRVTEMRALLEATQGWLRESVQPLPQHNVVSPDTAPIPDAQLQALFSARKEVRDSRTRLEEVRATLREQEAARILLAKRAHDQREALRSLVRSQECRDGGPRNAAAKFMEAAAASLDTARAGLWTLDSDGVLICMDRYETASQAHASGMLLSRAEYPEWFDAMELDPAVAVADVNEERWSRRLAAALGGAPTATALIACPVRIGANIAAVVIYEHTNGPRIWSVDEENQAITFTQALSQFYARPPAPETSTVLPESPAENAGPWAHAPVALWAVDAVGCITHVSRAAQRIYGYTPEQLVGRSFAFLGGDETGQADLEHLLGCVSENITQVQRITTHRCKDGAMREVRIVAAPMRNPEGVCTGMAGIIEPVDETARLAGLGHMLRFLGARDEFMFLALDPGGRVLWLTVSPELEDRLETDLRDTAGRGLHDLLKTWRAPEQQEVFATVVQVCRPQRSEFAAQFPGGSYEFEATYFPVLEDGEAVCVLLCLRENTLGQDGA, encoded by the coding sequence TTGTGCCGTCTTCGGAACGACCTCAACCAGACGGAAATGCCGGACATCTATTGGGGTGCCCCCGTTTCCACCCCAGACGTTCCAGTCCCCGTCATGTCCGCGGCCTTCGCGGTCGGTCCCGGTCCAGGCGAAACGGTACTGAAATTCGATTTGCGTCTCGACCTGATTGCAGACGGCTTTGTCGGCCTGTACCCGACACCGGGCGGCTATGTGGCCCTGTTCACGGAGTCGGGTCAACCGCTCGGGTTGACCGGGGCGCGTTATGACGCGAACCGGCCTGATGCCCCCGCCGCGCCGTTGACACTCTCGCCTGCCGGACAGCCGGGTCTGGCCGAAGCACTCGCGCGCTGGAACTCGAGCAAGGACCGTGAGTCACGCCCCTTCATGCTCCGGATTAATCAGAATGCATGGTGGTTTGCTATCCGCAGAGTCGTCTCGCGCGAAAATCCACCCTTGATTCTGGCCGCTGCGGCGCCCGTGGACGACCTGCTCTTCGGCGTCCACCAGGCTCGGGATAACCTGCTGCTAGTGGGGCTGTGGGGCGTGGTGGCCGCACTTGCGCTCTCCCTGGTGCTTGCCGCCATCCTGCGCAGGCCAATCCTGGGCCTGTTGGAGCAGGCGCGAAGGCACGGTGCGTCCGAGGCCGCGTACCAGCCCCAGTTGAAATCCCGCGTCACGGAAATGCGCGCGTTGCTCGAGGCAACGCAAGGCTGGCTGCGGGAGTCTGTCCAGCCCTTACCCCAACACAACGTTGTCTCCCCGGATACCGCACCCATACCGGACGCACAACTTCAAGCCCTGTTCTCCGCCAGAAAAGAGGTCCGGGATTCACGTACCCGCTTGGAAGAAGTGCGCGCCACGTTGCGCGAACAGGAAGCCGCCCGAATCCTCCTGGCCAAACGCGCGCACGACCAGCGCGAAGCACTCCGCAGTCTGGTCCGTTCCCAGGAATGCCGCGATGGCGGCCCCCGAAATGCCGCCGCGAAGTTCATGGAGGCCGCCGCGGCCAGTCTCGATACCGCGCGCGCCGGCCTGTGGACGTTGGACAGCGACGGCGTGCTCATCTGCATGGACCGATACGAGACCGCTTCGCAGGCGCATGCTTCGGGCATGCTGCTATCGCGCGCGGAGTATCCCGAATGGTTTGACGCCATGGAATTGGACCCGGCGGTGGCCGTTGCGGACGTGAATGAAGAAAGGTGGTCCCGGCGTCTGGCCGCCGCGCTGGGCGGCGCGCCCACGGCCACCGCCCTGATCGCCTGTCCCGTGCGCATTGGGGCGAATATCGCCGCTGTCGTGATATACGAGCATACGAACGGACCGCGCATATGGAGTGTTGACGAAGAGAATCAGGCAATCACCTTCACGCAAGCGCTTTCCCAGTTCTACGCACGGCCTCCGGCGCCAGAGACAAGCACGGTGCTTCCTGAGTCCCCGGCGGAAAACGCCGGTCCCTGGGCTCACGCGCCGGTTGCCCTCTGGGCTGTCGACGCGGTCGGCTGCATTACGCATGTGAGCCGCGCCGCCCAGCGCATTTATGGCTATACCCCCGAGCAACTTGTTGGACGTTCTTTCGCCTTCCTGGGCGGAGACGAGACAGGTCAGGCCGACCTGGAACACCTGCTGGGATGCGTCTCTGAAAACATCACGCAGGTACAACGCATAACCACCCACCGCTGCAAAGACGGCGCCATGCGGGAAGTCCGCATAGTGGCTGCACCGATGCGGAATCCGGAGGGAGTATGCACGGGCATGGCAGGGATCATCGAGCCCGTGGATGAAACCGCGCGTCTTGCCGGACTCGGTCACATGCTTCGCTTCCTCGGCGCGCGCGACGAATTCATGTTTCTGGCGCTCGACCCCGGCGGCCGGGTACTGTGGCTTACCGTGTCGCCGGAACTGGAAGACCGTCTCGAAACCGACTTGCGCGACACCGCGGGCAGAGGCCTGCATGACTTGCTCAAGACTTGGCGCGCGCCGGAGCAACAGGAAGTTTTTGCCACCGTCGTGCAGGTGTGCCGCCCGCAGCGCAGTGAGTTCGCGGCCCAGTTCCCCGGTGGCAGTTACGAATTCGAGGCCACGTACTTTCCTGTGCTGGAAGACGGCGAAGCGGTGTGCGTGCTCCTATGTCTGCGCGAAAACACGCTTGGGCAAGACGGGGCGTAG
- a CDS encoding ATP-binding protein, producing MQFERKPNAISVVIPSRFSTAREVLRKADDFFAAHGTTSPGAMIVLRELLTNAVVHGNRRDPYQRVYIDVEKHSDRMFRITVEDEGDGFDYRELDLTLPDVLTHIKERGYKLINAFSERLEFNQEGNKITAYVRSMDGV from the coding sequence GAGCGAAAGCCGAATGCGATATCGGTCGTGATACCATCGAGGTTCAGTACGGCGCGGGAGGTGCTGCGCAAAGCCGACGACTTTTTCGCCGCACATGGGACGACATCGCCGGGAGCGATGATAGTGTTGCGAGAATTGCTGACGAATGCAGTAGTTCATGGGAACCGGCGGGACCCGTACCAGCGCGTTTATATCGATGTTGAGAAGCATTCAGACAGGATGTTCCGGATTACGGTGGAAGATGAAGGCGATGGGTTCGACTACCGCGAGCTTGACCTGACGCTGCCTGACGTGCTGACGCACATTAAGGAGCGTGGATACAAGTTGATAAACGCTTTCTCGGAACGGTTGGAGTTCAACCAGGAAGGCAACAAAATAACCGCTTACGTTCGCTCGATGGATGGAGTATAA